One genomic window of Lepeophtheirus salmonis chromosome 5, UVic_Lsal_1.4, whole genome shotgun sequence includes the following:
- the LOC121117937 gene encoding uncharacterized protein translates to MAALRYITSVLLLTLSLDRSESLRCFQCSQVGKYKCPSNSDSRTTFESIENQYIDVGSSSEIGCSLQIGYDEEIYYQGTMSLKDCTEKKSIYLTRVKNFTCCFGCDGCNWDLNTAFSSKCSGTPKTESNNKDTDKNNIKKNTGNLSSTTCEVDTTGFDYNLASLILLISTIILLLVVVVLSCILFNRTCCLESRPESPTDNLARNNIEPSNLSHYTRKHDSYE, encoded by the exons ATGGCTGCTTTGAGATATATAACATCAGTTCTACTCCTAACTCTATCATTAGACCGAAGTGAGTCTCTTCGATGCTTTCAATGCTCCCAAGTGGGAAAATACAAGTGCCCTTCAAATTCTGATTCCCGTACGACATTTGAATCCATTGAGAATCAGTATATCGATGTAGGAAGTAGTTCAGAAATTGGTTGCTCACTTCAAATAGGCTATGATGAGGAAATTTATTATCAAGGTACAATGTCTCTCAAGGATTGTACAGAGAAAAAGAGTATTTATCTTACAAGG GTAAAGAACTTTACTTGTTGTTTTGGGTGTGATGGTTGCAACTGGGATTTAAATACTGCATTCAGTAGTAAATGCTCAG GAACACCTAAAACGGAGTCCAATAACAAGGATACcgacaaaaataatatcaagaaaaataCTGGTAATTTGTCGTCGACGACGTGCGAAGTGGATACTACAGGATTCGATTACAATCTAGCTAGTTTGATTCTCTTGATTTCAACAATTATTCTTTTACTCGTCGTTGTGGTTCTTTCGTGCATTTTATTTAATCGTACCTGTTGCTTAGAGTCTCGACCTGAGAGCCCAACCGACAACCTAGCTAGAAACAATATTGAACCTTCAAATTTGTCACATTATACAAGGAAACATGATTCCTATGAATGA